Genomic window (Longimicrobium sp.):
GGCGGAAGGCAGGGCGCCCGCCCCCGGCGAGGCGATGCCGCGCGCCGATCTCCGCACCGCCAACCCCGACTTCTTCCGCGCGGCGGGGATTCCGCTGCTCAAGGGGCGTCCGTTCTCCACGACCGACCGCCCCGGCTCCGGCAGGGTGGTGATCATCAACCGGACGCTCGCGGACCGGCTCTTCCCCGGCGAGGACCCGGTCGGGAGGCGGATCGCGTGGACGGGCGACGTGCTGCGCTTCACCCCCATCAGCCCCGAGTGGCGCACGGTGGTCGGCGTGGTCGGCAACACGCAGGACGGGGGGCTGGACGCGGAGCCCCGGCCCGCGGTCTACACGCCCTTCGCGCAGGAGCTGGCGATGGGCGGCGGGCTGGTGATCCGCGCCGAGAGCGACGCCGGGGGCCTGGCCGCCGCGGCCACGCGCATCGTCCGGCGCATCGCGCCCACGGCTCCCATCGAGAACGTGATGACCATCGCGCAGATCAAGGACCAGAGCGTCTCTCCCCGGCGCCTGAACGCGGTGCTCGTCTCCTCGTTCGGCGTCCTGGCGGTGATCATCGCGGCGGTGGGGATCGCGGGCGTGCTGGCGTTCTCGGTGAGCGCGCGCACCCACGAGATCGGCATCCGCATGAGCCTGGGGGCCGGCCCCGGCCGGGTGCAGCGGATGATCCTGGGGGAGGGCGGCGTGCTGCTGGCGGTCGGCCTGGTGGTGGGCGTCACGCTCGCCCTGTTCGCCGCCGGCGTCATCCGCGGGCTCCTCTTCGGCGTGGAGCCGAACGACCCGGCCACCTTCGCCGGCGTGGCCGTGCTGATGGCGGCGATCGGCGTCGGCGCGTGCTGGGTCCCGGCGCGCCGCGCCGCGCGGATCGACCCGGCCATCACCATGCGCTCGTAAAGGTCGAAAGACTCAGGGGTGTCATCCTGAGGAGCCGCCCGCGCGGAACCGGCGGAATGCGCGAATGCCGGGGCGGCGACGAAGGATCTGCGGGCCGTGTCCGAGCGTGAGCCCGGCTGACGCGCGAGTCCCCACCCGCAGATCCTTCAGGCGCACAAGCTCTTGCGCAGACGCGGCTTCCGTGTATGCGCCCTCAGGATGACAGCGAACACCTGACGCTCCCCTTTCCCTCCTCACCAGACGACAAGCCTGTATTCCCGGCACCGCATCTCCTATGGGAAACCAATAGGAGAGGAGATGCGTAGAGCCTGGACGTGAAGCAGGGCACCATCAACAGCCGGGAGAACGTCCATGGGAACGACGCTGCTGGTACACATCCTCGCGGGGAGCCTGGGACTCGTCTCGGGCTTCGTCGCGCTCTACGCCTCGAAGGGGGCGAGGCTGCACCGCAGGGCCGGGATGGTGTTCGTCTGCGCGATGCTCACCATGTGCGTGGCCGGGGTGACGGTCGCGGCCGTGCGGGGCGTGGCGCCGGCGCTCAACCTCCCCGCGGGGCTGCTGACGGCCTGCCTGGTGGTCACCGCGCTGACCACGGTCCGGCCCTCCGCCGCCTGGTCGCGCCGGGTCGACGCCGGCGCCATGGTGGTGGCGCTGGCGGTGGGCGTGGCCAGCCTCACGTTCGGGTTCCAGGCGGTGGCCAACGGCGGCACGAGGGGCGGGCTGCCGGCCTTCCCGTTCTTCATGTTCGGCGTCGTCGGCCTGCTGGCGGGCGCGGGCGACCTGCGGGTGATGCGATCGGGGCCGCTCCGGGGCGCGCCCCGGCTCGCGCGGCACCTGTGGCGCATGTGCTTCGCGCTCTTCATCGCGGCGCTGTCGTTCTTCATCGGCCAGGCGGACGTGCTCCCGGAGGCGGTCCGCATCCCGCCCCTGCTCGCGCTGCCGGTGCTGGCCGTGCTGGTGACCATGTTCTACTGGCTGTGGCGCGTCCGCGGGAGGCGGCCCCTGCGCGGCATCGCCGGCGTCGGCGCGCCCGCGCCCCGCGTGGCGGCGCACCCATGATGAAGCCGGCCGATCCCACCGAGCGCGTCGAGCTGCTCGACGCGCTGCGCGGCTTCGCCCTCTTCGGCGTCTGCCTGGCCAACCTGTTCGTCTTCTCGTACTGGGACTCGCCCGCGGCGGGCGGCCTCTCCCGCTACGACCTGCCCACCGACGGCGCGGCGGCGTTCCTCATGCACGCGCTGGTGGAAGGGAAGTTCTATTCGATCTTCTCGCTGCTGTTCGGACTGGGCTTCGCGCTGCAGCTCCAGCGCGCCGAGGCCCGCGGCGGCGACGGGCTGCCACTGTTCTCGCGCCGCGTCCGCGTGCTGATGCTCATCGGGCTCGCGCACCTCCTGCTGCTCTGGTACGGCGACATCCTGCTGTTTTACGCGCTGATGGCGCTCGTGCTCGTGCGCATGCGCCACCTGGACGACGGGCGCGCGCTGCGCCGGGCGGCCGTGTGCGTCTTCCTGCCGATCGTCCAGTACCTCCCGGTCATCGTCAGCTTCGCGCTCACCCCGGCCATCCCGTTCTTCGCCGGCCTCTTCGGCCTCTCGAAGCTGTACGGCGTCGACGTCATGCACATGTCGGAAGCGATGTTCGGCATGTTCACGAGCGGCAGCGTCGGCGACTGGTTCGAGCTGAGCACGCTGGGCGTCTTCTTCCGCTACGCCGACCTGGTCTTCACGGGACGCCCGTTCAAGGTGCTCGCGATGTTCCTCGTGGGCATGGTCGTCGGACGGCGCGCCATGTGGGCGGCCCTGGACGCGAACGCGGCCCTGCTGCGCCGCGTGGCCCTGTGGGGGTATGCGATCGGACTGCCCGCCAACCTTGTGTGGGCCGCGGTCAGGGACCCGCAGTCGTACTTCGACGGGAGCTGGCGCGGCCTGCTGGAGACGGCGCTGTACGCCTTCGCCGTCGCGCCGCTGGCGCTGGCGCTCGCGGCCACCTTCGCGCTGCTCTGGCGGCGCGGCGCGTGGATGCGCCTGCTGCGGGTGTTCGCGCCGGCGGGGAAGATGGCGCTCACCAACTACCTCTCGCAGACCGTCCTGGCGACGCTGGTGTTCTCCGGGTTCGGCCTGGGGCTGGCCGGCCACGTCGGGCCGACGTGGCTGTGGGTCCAGGCGGTCGCGACGATCGCGCTGCAGACGCTGTTCAGCCGCTGGTGGCTGGCGCGCTACCGCTTCGGGCCCATGGAGTGGGCGTGGAGGTCGCTCACCTACCGCGAACGGCAGCCGCTCCGGGCCGGCCCGCGGAGACCGATCCACGACGAATCGACCGTGACCCCATGACCCGCACGACGAGCGCGCGCATCGCCGGTGTCGCGTTCCTCTTCTACATCGCGGCCGGCCTTGCCGCGGTGGTCCTATTCGGCCGGGCAACGGGCGCGGAGGGGGCCGCGCTGCTCGCGCGCGTCGCCGGGCACGCGCCGGAGGTGCGCCTGGCCGCCGTGCTCACGCTGCTCTGCTCCTTCGCGGCGCTGGTGCTGGGCGTCACCCTCTACGGGATCACGCGCGACGAGGACCACGAGCTCGCGGTGCTGGCCATGACCTTCCGCGTGGCCGAGGGCGTGCTCGGCGGGTTCTCCGTGATCCCCATGCTCGGGCTGCTGTGGCTGGGGACGGCGGGCGGAGCGAGCGGTCCGGACGCCGCCGCGGCGCACGCGCTCGCCGCGTACCTGCTGAAAGGGGAAGACGCGAGCCCGACCGTCACCGCGACCTTCTTCGCGGTGGGGAGCACGCTCTTCTCCTGGCTGCTCCTGCGCGGCCGGATGGTCCCCGTCCCGCTGGCGTGGCTGGGCGTCGCCGCGTCGGTCCTGCTGGTGGTGGGCCTTCCCCTGCGGCTCG
Coding sequences:
- a CDS encoding DUF418 domain-containing protein, which codes for MMKPADPTERVELLDALRGFALFGVCLANLFVFSYWDSPAAGGLSRYDLPTDGAAAFLMHALVEGKFYSIFSLLFGLGFALQLQRAEARGGDGLPLFSRRVRVLMLIGLAHLLLLWYGDILLFYALMALVLVRMRHLDDGRALRRAAVCVFLPIVQYLPVIVSFALTPAIPFFAGLFGLSKLYGVDVMHMSEAMFGMFTSGSVGDWFELSTLGVFFRYADLVFTGRPFKVLAMFLVGMVVGRRAMWAALDANAALLRRVALWGYAIGLPANLVWAAVRDPQSYFDGSWRGLLETALYAFAVAPLALALAATFALLWRRGAWMRLLRVFAPAGKMALTNYLSQTVLATLVFSGFGLGLAGHVGPTWLWVQAVATIALQTLFSRWWLARYRFGPMEWAWRSLTYRERQPLRAGPRRPIHDESTVTP
- a CDS encoding DUF4386 domain-containing protein, coding for MTRTTSARIAGVAFLFYIAAGLAAVVLFGRATGAEGAALLARVAGHAPEVRLAAVLTLLCSFAALVLGVTLYGITRDEDHELAVLAMTFRVAEGVLGGFSVIPMLGLLWLGTAGGASGPDAAAAHALAAYLLKGEDASPTVTATFFAVGSTLFSWLLLRGRMVPVPLAWLGVAASVLLVVGLPLRLGGVVGGPLFELVWLPMLVFEVTLAAWFLTRGVATPAAR